A window of Kribbella sp. NBC_00382 genomic DNA:
CGCAGGCATGGCAGCGATCCCTGTCCTAACTGAGGCCGCAAAAACTGGCCGGCTCGCAACTCAGGGAGATCAACGCCCAGGCCCGCGAACACCACGACTACCTGACCGCGACGCTCACCCAGTTCAAGCTGGACCTAGACCAAGGCGTCAAGAACAAACTCTTCATCAGGAGCCTCAAATGAGCGCTCACCCCCCACCCGAATCCCTCATCTGGGCCACCCGGAGCCACACCTGGGGCTTCCGCTTCCTCCTCAACGCAGGACACCCCGACCCCCTCCCGACCTACGAACGCGCGTTCGCGAACCTCCAGGACGACCCAACGACGTACCACCGAAGTGCCGGAAAGGTCGCGCTGCGCTTCCAGGACCCTCTGGACCGAAGAGACACAGCAGGCCGCCTCATCCCCCATGAGTTCATCATCTCCGGACCATTGGCCGACGAGATCAACTCAGTCGATGACGGCCTACACAAGATCTGGCCTCTAGTCGCAGCCGCCTACGCCGGAGTCTGGAACACGAAGACCCTGCCGTCACCCACAACCCTCGACTTCACCACCAGGGCCGACCCGCCTGCGTCATGATCCGCGACGGTTACTTCATCCGTTCTCGAGCTTGAACATCCCTGCTGCCGTCCCGCCTTACCTCGGCGGTCGTTTCCTTGTGGCCGGCGACTGGACAGTGATCCTCCGGAGAGGGATCGTGCAAGGGGAGACACAGATGGCTGACGTAGCGGAGCGAATCGGTGCCGGAGCGGCTACTAGCACGCTCCCGCGCAGGAGAAGCCTGGGCAGTGCGGTTCGCAAGTGGCTGACCACCACCGACCACAAGCTGATCGGGCACCTGTACCTGATCACCTCGTTCGCGTTCTTCCTGATCGGCGGCGTGATGGCGCTGCTGATCCGGGCCGAACTCGCCCAGCCGGGTCTGCAGATCGTCAACGAAGAGGTCTACAACCAGCTCTTCACCATGCACGGCACGATCATGCTGCTGCTGTTCGCCACCCCGCTGTTCGTCGGCTTCGCGAACGAGATCATGCCGATCCAGATCGGCGCTCCCGACGTCGCGTTCCCGCGGCTCAACATGTTCAGCTACTGGCTGTTCCTCTTCGGCGGCTTGATCACCCTCTCCGGATTCCTGATGCCTGGCGGGGCCGCGGACTTCGGCTGGACCGGCTATGCACCGCTGTCCAGCGGCGCGCGTTCGCCGGGCGTCGGCGCGGACCTGTGGATCATGGGCCTGTGGATGGCCGGTCTGGGCACCATTCTGGGTGCGGTCAACTTCGTCACCACGATAATCACGCTGCGCGCTCCCGGCATGACGATGTTCCGGCTACCGATCTTCACCTGGAACATCCTGGTGACGTCGATCCTGGTACTGATCGCCTTCCCGATCCTCGCCGCCACCCTGCTGATGCTGGAGGCGGATCGAGCCCTCGGGGCTCACGTCTTCGACGCCGCGAACGGCGGGCCACTGCTGTGGCAACACCTGTTCTGGTTCTTCGGGCATCCCGAGGTCTACATCATCGCGCTGCCGTTCTTCGGCATCATCACGGAGATCCTCCCGGTCTTCAGCCGAAAACCCATCTTCGGGTACGTCGGCCTGGTGGCGGCCACCCTCTCCATCGGAGCCCTGTCGATCGCCGTCTGGGCCCACCACATGTTCGTCACCGGCGGCGTGAACCTGCCGTTCTTCTCCTTCATGACGTTCCTGATCGCCGTACCGACCGGGGTGAAGTTCTTCAACTGGATCGGCACCATGTGGGGCGGCTCGATCTCGTTCGACACCCCGATGCTGTGGTCGGTCGGCTTCCTGGTGACCTTCCTGTTCGGCGGTCTGACCGGGGTACTCCTCGCCTCGCCCGGAGTGGACTATCAACTGTCCGACTCGTATTTCGTGGTCGCGCACTTCCACTACGTCGTCTTCGGCACCGTGGTGTTCGCCATGTTCGCGGGCTTCTACTACTGGTGGCCGAAGTTCACCGGCCGGATGCTCGACGAGAAGCTCGGCAAACTGCACTTCTGGCTGCTGTTCATCGGCTTCCACACCACTTTCCTCGTCCAGCACTGGCTGGGAGTCGAGGGAATGCCGCGGCGCTACGCGACGTACAAGGCAGACGACGGCTTCACCACGCTGAACCAGGTATCGACGGTCGGCGCGGCGCTGCTGGGCGTCTCGATGCTGCCGTTCTTCTACAACATCTACAAGTCGCGCAAGGCACCGCTCGTCGGTGTCGACGACCCGTGGGGCTGGGGCCGCTCGCTGGAGTGGGCGACCAGCTCTCCACCGCCGCGACACAACTTCGAGAAGCTACCGCGGATCCGATCCGAGAGCCCTGCCTTCGACCTGCACCACCCGGAGATCGCGCTGATGGAGTATCCGGACAGCGGCGCTCCCCCGGACAACCTGCTGGACGCCGGCGAGGACCAGGGCCGGGTCGAGAACCTCGAAAGCAACACCGGCACCGACAAGGACACCTAAGGGTGGCGGCACCGAGCAACGAACCCGCGGGCAAGGGGCGTCTCGCCGCGATCCCGACGGCCTGAACGCCTGGCTAGTCTCCACCGCCACCCCCGCCGGCAACCTAAAAACGACCCAACCAAACACCCCACCCACCGACAACTGACCGCCCCTCCCAGACGCAGCTCCTCCGTCGCAGCGCGGTGTGGGAATCAGATGTTGAGGGCGGCGCTGGTTTGGTCGGGGGTTGGTCGATCCGCCGGGGCCTTGCTGAGCAGGGCTTCGATGATCGGGCGCAGAGGGCCGGCGTGTACGAACGGGGCCGGCCGGGCCTCGACGACCGCGACCAGCGTGCTGAACGGGTCGCCGGCGCCGAACGGCGACCTTCCCTCGACGCCCGCGAACAGGGTCGCTCCGAGCGAGAACAGATCGGAGGCCGGGCCGACAGCGTCACCACGGGCTCGCTCCGGTGACATGTACGCCGGGCTGCCGGCCATGGCCGCGCTCGACAGCGTCTGCTCGTCGTCGATTTCGGTGGCGATGCCGAAGTCCATCAGCACTACCCGCCCGTCGCCGCACAGTTGTACATTCGCAGGCTTGACGTCGGAGTGCACCAGCCCCGCACGGTGGATGGCCCGCAGCGCGTCGACCAGGTGTAGCGCGATCCGCCGTACCTCCGCAATCGGCAGCGGACCGTCCGCCGCGACCGCCTCAGCAAGCGTCCGACCTGACAGCAACTCCATGACGATCCACTGCTCGCCGGAGTCCTCGATGATGTCGTGCACCTTCACCGTACTGTCGTGATCCAGTCGCGCCGCCGCACGCGCCTCAGCCAACGCACTGGCGCGGACGTACTCGGCCGCTTGGCCGCTGAGCATCACCTGCTTGAGGGCGACTCGCCGCTGCATCAGTTCATCCTCGGCGAGCCAAACGCGGCCCATCCCGCCGCGGCCGAGCAACGCGACCAAGCGGTACCGGCCGGCCACCAGCAACCCTGAGCCGACGATCGTCGGCGCCAACCCCACCGCGACTGTGTTCATGATCGCCTGCCTCTACGGGTTCGGATCTGTCTTCCGTGCTCTCTACACGGATCCTGGCCCCATCCGGTTCGATGACAGTTCCGATCGTCCTCGTCGCAGGCGCCCAGCACATTGTGGATGTCCCCGGGACCACCCCTGGTCCGCACCCAACGCACCCTTAGGGCACGACCTCAGTCTTTAGTTGCCTAAGGCACCTTCAGTGATCTGAACCGGTCGGTCGCAGCGGCCGTGTAGGGCGCATAGGTCAACACCAACTGGGAGGGATCGCATCATGAGTCACGTCACCAGAGGTTTCCGCCGAGGTCTCAGCACGGCAGCTGTCGCGTCTGTCGCTATCGGCATCGGCATCGCCGTGAGTCTGGCCGGCCCGGCAGCAGCAGCGCCCGCGAGCAGGGTCGTGATCGACACCGGCCAACTGATCGTCACCGGCACGAACCACGCCGACAACATCACCTTGACCGTGCCGGCTGCCGACACGACCGTACTCGAGGTCGACTTCGCTGACGGTACGGCGAAGCGCACGGTGAAGCGGAGCGACTTCGGCCAGATCCAGGTCAACAGCCGAGGCGGCAACGACGTCGTACGGATCGACTACGGCGCCGAGGTGCAGCCGTTCACGATCATCGACACCGGCGACGGCGACGACACCGCGTTCGGTGGTAGCGGCAACGAACTGTTCCGCACCGGCGCCGGCAACGATGCAGTCGACGGCAACCGTGGCACCGACACCGCGCTGCTCGGCAACGGCAGCGATACGTTCACCTGGGATCCGGGTGACGGCAGCGACGTGATCGAGGGCAATCGCGGCCAGGACACGATGGTGTTCAACGGCGCGGCCGCCGCGGAGAAGTTCGTTGCCGCCGCCAACGGTTCGCGGCTGCGGTTCACCCGGGACCTCGGCAACATCGTGATGGACACCGACGACGTCGAGCGAGTCACGCTCAACGCACTCGGTGGCGCCGACACAGTCACCGTCGGCGACCTACGTGGGACCGATGTCCGCAAGGTCGGCATCGACCTCGGCGCACAACTCAACACGAGTGGCGGCGACTCAGCGGTCGACGCGGTAACCGTCACAGGCACCCCCGGCAAGGACCACATCCGAGTCTCCGGCTCCGCCGGCAACGTGCGAGTCTCCGGCCTGAGGACCAACGTCACCCTGTCCGACGCAGACCCAACAGACCACCTAACCCTCGCCACCCTCACCGGCAAAGACAAAGTCACCACCACCAAACTCACCCCAACCACCATCACCCTCAACATCCTCTGACCACCCACCCCGGCGTCCGCCCAACAGCGGACGCCGGCACGCATACCTGAATCCCACGGCCGCCTCACGCTGACCGCACCACTACTGCCCTCAACCTGAATCGGCCGGATTCAAGGATGAGAGGAGCGAGTGCTGCGGGAGGGCGTAGCCATGTACCGAGTAGGGATCGTGTCCACCGCCTTGGGCGAGGTCGAGATCGCCAGAGTCAACGCGGCCGGCCCACCTGTGCTGTTCTCCCGGCGGTCATTGCTCGGCCACCGTCGACTGCGGCTGGGACCTGTACGCCGGCCTCGGGCACCCGATCGTCTCCTTCTCCCGACCCGGCTACGGCCGCACGCGAGTCGGTGACCTGACCGCAGCGGAGTCCGTGCCCGCCGTCGAGGAGGTGTGCACCGCGCGCGGCCTGGCCGAGATCGCCGCAGTCGTCGGGGTGTCGTTCGGTGCCCTACGCGCGCGCCACGACGAAGTGCCACGGAACCGGGTACCTTCGCGCCATGGCGAAATACCCCAGGATCCGCGAGCAGCACATCGCCGTCTTCGGCGAGAGCGGCTCCGGCAAGACCGTCCTCGTTTCCTCGTTCTTCGGCCCAACACAGGAGGGCTCGTACTCGAACGACCTCTGGGACCTGGTCGCAGACGACACCGGCCAGGGGAACCGGCTCTACCAGAACTACCTCGGCATGAGAGACCGCGCGAGAACGCCGGCGCCGACCCGATTCGAGGCCACCACCTACTACTTCTCGGTGAAGCTCAAGGGCGGAGACAACCCCGCGGCGACGAAGCGTCCGTTCGACGCCCTACGACTCGCCTGGCACGACTATCCCGGGGAATGGTTCGAGGAGTCGCCTAGCAGCGAGGAGGAGGCCAATCGCCGGATCGACACCTTTCGGTCCCTGCTGCGCTCCGATGTCGCGATCCTGCTGGTGGACGGCCAGAAGTTGCTGGACTACGCGGGCGAGGAGGAGCGGTACCTCAAGTCCCTCCTGACGAACTTCCGCCAAGGCGTCCTGCGACTCAAGGACGAACTGCTGGGCGACGAGGACCGCCTGGTCGAGTTCCCGCGAATCTGGATCCTGGCACTCTCCAAGGCCGACCTCTTCCCGGACTGGGACATCCACTCCTTCCGGGACCTTGTCATCGAGAAGGCCGCCAACCACATCGAAGGCCTGCGCTCGACGCTCAACGACCTCGTGGACACGCCTGACGCGCTATCGGTCGGCGAGGACTTCATGCTGCTCTCCTCGGCCAAGTTCCAGCTCGCCGCAGCCAGTCCCGAGCCGGTGGAGATCGACGTGACCCAACGGGTCGGCCTCGACCTCATCCTGCCGGTGGCCTCAGTACTTCCCCTGGAGCGCCGAGTCCAGTGGAGCGAGCGGATGGAGATCCCGAGGAAGGTACTGGACACCCTGGCAGACGGCGCCGAGACCCTGGCTGCGGTCCTGGTCGGCGGCAAAGCCCTAGGCATCGACAAACTGGTCGCATTCCTGCCCAAGGTCGGCCCCCTCGCTGGCATGGCCGCGATCCCCGTCCTGACTGAGGCCGCAAAACTCGCCGGCTCACAACTCAGAGCGATCAACACCCAGGCCCGCGAACACCACGACTACCTGACCGCGACGCTCACCCAGTTCAAGCTGGACCTGGACCAAGGCGTCAAGAACAAACTCTTCATCAGGAGCCTCAAGTGAGCGCTCACCCCCCACCCGCAACCCTCATCTGGGCCACCCGAGGCCACACCTGGGGCTTCCGCTTCCTCCTCACCGGAGGACACCCCGACCCCCTCCCGGCCTACGAACGCGCGTTCGCCGACCTACAGGACGAGCCGATCACGTACCAACGCAGCGCCGAAGAAGTCGCCCTCCGCTTCCCAGACCCCTTGGACCGACGAGATACAGCGGGTCGCGTCATCCCCCACGAGTTCGTCATATCCGGCCCACTAGCCGACAAAGTCAACTCAGTCGAAGACGGCCAACAAACAATCTGGCCCCTCGTCGCAGCCGCCTATGCCAAGGTCTGGAACACCAAAACCGCACCTTCGCCCACAGACCTCGGCTTCACCACCAGCGACAATCCGCAACAGTGATCACCCACATGCTTTGTCAAGAGTCTGCATGCCGCTGAAATGCCGCCGATCCTGAACCCGGCGGTCAATAAGTTCCCGATGGCAGGAATCTCGCTACACCGCTGATCGGAGAACGACATGCTCAAGACATTCTTCGGGCGAGGCCGCTCCTCGACTCACCGGCGCGGCCGGCTCACGGCGTTCACCGCCGTCGCCGCACTGATGCTCTTCGCCACCACCCTCACCGCCTCAGCAGCCGAGGCACGGCCGGACACCACCACCCAGATCGCCGCACCGGCCGGCGTCCTCGACCCCTGGGTCAGCCCGAACCCGGAGAACTCCGCGTTCGGCAAATGGACCCAGCAACAGGCCACCGACTGGTCAACAACTGCCCCGCCGCCCGATTCTGCACGTGGATCCGCAAAGGCGAGTACTACACCATGTTCCAGTTCTACAACTGCGGCACCTACTCGTTGAGCGGCTGGCTGGGCAACACCAACTTCTACAACCACCAAAACGTCCTGGTAGAAACCCTCGGCTCCCGCCACGAACACATCGGCTACATCCCCACCAACTGGAAATTCATCACCAATTGGGACAAGGTCTGGTACATCAACCTCTGCGCCTGACCACTAGGCGGGCGCGGACTACGTCAATCCCGAGGCGGTCCACGCCGCGCCAGCGACGGCCGCAGGAGGCCGTCGGCGGGGTGGGGCACGCACCCACGACGGAACTCACGGAGCTATGACGGAGCAAGAATTTACCCAGTTCAACATTCGCGTGTGTGCTAGCCCGAACTCAGGAGTGAACCTCAGCCTCGGCGAGCAGGCCGAACGGGCGCTCTGCATCGTCAACGGGCCTCGGCCCACTCCAAGATGTTGGCAGCCCGGACGAACCGAGGAATCTCGCTAGAAGAGCGGCGAACTGGGCTCCGAGCCGGCAACCGTGCGTAAACTACGCCCAGGGGTGGGGAACTAATGAGCGGAGTTGGTCATGGATGTAACAGTCCGCGTAGCCGAGGGGGACGCCGAGGACGAGTTGCGGTCACTACGTGATTGGCTGGCAACCGACGACGAGTTTCGGGGTCGTCTCGGTCTGGCTGGGAATGGGCCGGCTCCGGGGGAAATGGGCGCTGTGGTCGACCTGCTCACGGTCGCGGTCGGAGGTGGCGGCGTCGCAACAGTACTTGCCGCGTCTATCAGTGCCTGGCTTCGGACTCGGCGCTCGGATGTGACTATCGAGATCACCGAATCTGTTAACCTGCGC
This region includes:
- the ctaD gene encoding aa3-type cytochrome oxidase subunit I, with translation MADVAERIGAGAATSTLPRRRSLGSAVRKWLTTTDHKLIGHLYLITSFAFFLIGGVMALLIRAELAQPGLQIVNEEVYNQLFTMHGTIMLLLFATPLFVGFANEIMPIQIGAPDVAFPRLNMFSYWLFLFGGLITLSGFLMPGGAADFGWTGYAPLSSGARSPGVGADLWIMGLWMAGLGTILGAVNFVTTIITLRAPGMTMFRLPIFTWNILVTSILVLIAFPILAATLLMLEADRALGAHVFDAANGGPLLWQHLFWFFGHPEVYIIALPFFGIITEILPVFSRKPIFGYVGLVAATLSIGALSIAVWAHHMFVTGGVNLPFFSFMTFLIAVPTGVKFFNWIGTMWGGSISFDTPMLWSVGFLVTFLFGGLTGVLLASPGVDYQLSDSYFVVAHFHYVVFGTVVFAMFAGFYYWWPKFTGRMLDEKLGKLHFWLLFIGFHTTFLVQHWLGVEGMPRRYATYKADDGFTTLNQVSTVGAALLGVSMLPFFYNIYKSRKAPLVGVDDPWGWGRSLEWATSSPPPRHNFEKLPRIRSESPAFDLHHPEIALMEYPDSGAPPDNLLDAGEDQGRVENLESNTGTDKDT
- a CDS encoding serine/threonine-protein kinase, coding for MNTVAVGLAPTIVGSGLLVAGRYRLVALLGRGGMGRVWLAEDELMQRRVALKQVMLSGQAAEYVRASALAEARAAARLDHDSTVKVHDIIEDSGEQWIVMELLSGRTLAEAVAADGPLPIAEVRRIALHLVDALRAIHRAGLVHSDVKPANVQLCGDGRVVLMDFGIATEIDDEQTLSSAAMAGSPAYMSPERARGDAVGPASDLFSLGATLFAGVEGRSPFGAGDPFSTLVAVVEARPAPFVHAGPLRPIIEALLSKAPADRPTPDQTSAALNI
- a CDS encoding calcium-binding protein, whose protein sequence is MSHVTRGFRRGLSTAAVASVAIGIGIAVSLAGPAAAAPASRVVIDTGQLIVTGTNHADNITLTVPAADTTVLEVDFADGTAKRTVKRSDFGQIQVNSRGGNDVVRIDYGAEVQPFTIIDTGDGDDTAFGGSGNELFRTGAGNDAVDGNRGTDTALLGNGSDTFTWDPGDGSDVIEGNRGQDTMVFNGAAAAEKFVAAANGSRLRFTRDLGNIVMDTDDVERVTLNALGGADTVTVGDLRGTDVRKVGIDLGAQLNTSGGDSAVDAVTVTGTPGKDHIRVSGSAGNVRVSGLRTNVTLSDADPTDHLTLATLTGKDKVTTTKLTPTTITLNIL
- a CDS encoding TRAFAC clade GTPase domain-containing protein, with translation MAKYPRIREQHIAVFGESGSGKTVLVSSFFGPTQEGSYSNDLWDLVADDTGQGNRLYQNYLGMRDRARTPAPTRFEATTYYFSVKLKGGDNPAATKRPFDALRLAWHDYPGEWFEESPSSEEEANRRIDTFRSLLRSDVAILLVDGQKLLDYAGEEERYLKSLLTNFRQGVLRLKDELLGDEDRLVEFPRIWILALSKADLFPDWDIHSFRDLVIEKAANHIEGLRSTLNDLVDTPDALSVGEDFMLLSSAKFQLAAASPEPVEIDVTQRVGLDLILPVASVLPLERRVQWSERMEIPRKVLDTLADGAETLAAVLVGGKALGIDKLVAFLPKVGPLAGMAAIPVLTEAAKLAGSQLRAINTQAREHHDYLTATLTQFKLDLDQGVKNKLFIRSLK
- a CDS encoding effector-associated constant component EACC1 — protein: MDVTVRVAEGDAEDELRSLRDWLATDDEFRGRLGLAGNGPAPGEMGAVVDLLTVAVGGGGVATVLAASISAWLRTRRSDVTIEITESVNLRSVKVTANRIKDPEGMIREVLDAKER